Below is a genomic region from Streptococcus salivarius.
ATTTCCTTTGTTAAATAGTTTTTAGTATATAATTTCTCTGATACTGTCAATAAAGTTCATTCTATCACGATCTGCTAAACTGCCCATAATTAAAGGCAAAGCAAGTGTAGATAAGGCACCGATAATACTTAGAATTAATCCTACTATAAATAAAAAGTACTCAGGTATAAGAAAGCGTCTAATTTGAGATAATACTGAAGAACTTTTTTTACTCTCCATAATAGTACCTCAACCCACTAATACTCAAGTCTACTGTAAAAATATAAAGAAGCAATATACAAAATTGCATAGTAGACTACAAATAATAACATAATAAGTAATATACTACTATTAAAAGACATATGACCTAACACATTAACATAACCGTTCGGAAACACATATTTTAGCGAAGCAAGTTGTGGAGCTATAAAAGAAAAAAGTGCAAAAATAATTCCTACAAGCATAGTGAATCCATTTGTCAAGATAATTGATGCCAGACTGGCAACTAATAAACACAACAAAAACACCAAAATAGTCCCTAAAATACTAATTACCGTATACTGTACATCATCAATTTTGGAAGGCCAAAACCTACCTGATGTATATGGTTTATGAACCAAATAAACATAATAAGTAAACAATGATGAAAAGAAAGTTATTACTATATACAATATTTGAAACAATAAAATCGCTCCTAACTTTGCATTTAAAATAACTTTTCTACTAATATCTTTGTAAAGATACATAATACCACTTGTAATTTCATCCCTAAAAATCGTACTTACAATATAAATAAAAACTACTAATGGCAAGGTCATTTGGTACTGAGTAAATAAAACTGCACTAAAAAACTCTAAAAAGCTTAGTGACCCTACTGGGGCGCTCAATTGCATAAAATTGGTATTAAATAATCCTACAACAATTAATAGCATTGGGAAAAAGCTAAAAGCTAACGCAATTTTTGATTCTTTTTTCTTCAACAATGCTTTAAAAAAAGGTAATGTTAAGTAATTCATTCCTATTCCTCCACAAATAATCTTTCTAAACTATCCTTTTTAGATAAAACATTATTAATTAGCTTAGCAACTGCAAGTTGTTCCAAGATACTATTTAATGCTTCATTATTTACAGAATTATCAATTTCAATATTATTTTCACTATACTTTAAGCTATATTTTTTCACAAGATTCTCTATCAAATGATTATCTTCATCTCTGAAAATCTCATTCAGCTCTATTATAATACTATTTTGCTCCGTACTGATTTTATCATCAATTATCCCTGATTCAATGAAAAGATAACGTGTACACAAGTCTTCTAATTCTGCTAACTGATGACTAGATATTATCATTGATGTTTTATTAACTTTTGACCATTGTTTTAAAATTTCCAATAAATTTTTAACACCGATAGGATCTAAACCCACAAAAGGCTCATCTAACAACACAAATTGAGGTTCCGTAACAAGAGCCAATGCTAAAGCAGTTCTTTGTTTCATACCAAAAGAAAAATCTATAGGTTTTCTATCTTTAGCTTCCCAAAGTCCGACTAATTTCAGTATTTTTTCGATATTATCTTGATACTGTTCTTTCTTATGAATTTTAAGATATAACTTTAAGTTTTCTTCAACACTAATTTGTGGAAAGAATACAGGTTCTATCATGATTCCAAAATCTTTAAGAATATTATCTTCTTTAAAAATGTCCCTACCATTAAAAAAAACATTCCCTTCTGTAGGATTTTGAGATTTTGCTAATATTTTGAGCAAAGTACTCTTCCCTGAACCATTTTTACCTACTAAACCTATAATATCTCCCTCTTCAATCGTAAAAGTAGCATTTTCTAAAGAATAAAAAGCATTACCCTTATATTTTTTTCCTAACCCTTTAACTTCAATTATTGCCATTTTTCTTCACCATACGTTCCATAACTTTTATACTAATATACTCTACCAAGAAATAAAGTAAGGCTACAAATACAATTTGAGAAGGCTCAATTAAACTATTATTTATCTTGATATACATTTCTCCACTTGTTATTGTATTTTTTTGAATAAAACTAGTCCAGACACTAGAACCTTTTAAAAATAGCCCTATAATAATGTAAGCAATTAAAGAGATTGCTGGAAAAATTCATCAATATCTTGCTTTTGGGCTAGGAAGTTAAGCAGTTCTGTGCTAAACTGAGTCATAGGAATAAATCTCTTTCTAGTAATGTGTTGCAACTCTACTATAACGGATTTATTCCTTTTTGTGTTTACACAACTTATTTTACACTATCATTTCTCTTTTTCGCGAATAAGATTGTCTTTATCGAAAACTTATTATCGTTTATCGATAATTATATATTACACTCTTTATTTCTCCTTGTCAACAACTTTTATCGTTTTTCGATATTTTTTATCTAAGATTCAAAAAAATAGAAAAACCAGCTAAGAAAATCTTAACTGGTTACCTTACTTATGTTAATCACCTAGACTGGTCATACTTCCGTCTAGACTTGTTATGATTTTAAGAAGAGGGGTTCTACGTTATGAAAAAAAGGAAAAAGGGATTTTGGAAAATGAGGGATGAAAGTTGTAGAATATGGGTAAATTTAGCCTCTTCCTGGCATCAATATTAGTTTTGATAAACCTTAAAGTCTTGAGGATGCTTTTGGAAATTTGGGTTGTATGTTACTTTAATTTTTACTGTCATTGTTGTTTCCTCCTTTTTAGGAATGGTTTGGCCTAGCCAAAACGTTTTATTATCAAAACCTATCTCGTTTTGATGGTTTTATTATAGGATCTCTAACTTAAAGAAAGCTTGTAATAAGCTTGAAGGAAACTTAAAACTCTCAGTGAGTTCACTGAGAGTGCTTGTGTTTATATCATGGATAAAATAAGATAAAAACTGCAAAATAAAATATAAGACCTATCAGTAGAAGAAAGAAGGGATGAAAGATAGCAAAAAAATCGAGTTTTAACCGCTTCTTTTTCATGGGTTTCCTCCTCAGTCAAACTCAGCTTGCCTTCTCAAATGTGCTTCTAGCACCTGCCAAGTAGGATTTTCACGCCAGTTAGGGTCAGATACAATTTGGCTGGCCACGCGCCTTGCTTCTTCTAGGATATTATAGTCTTCCACAATGTCAGCCACCTGAAATTCAGGAATACCTGACTGCCGTGTCCCAAAAATCTCTCCTGAGCCACGCATTTTAAGGTCCTCTTCTGCTAGAACAAAACCATCCGTAGTCTCACACATGGCCTGCATGCGTTTTTTACCGATATCATTTTTAGGATTAGCCACCAATACACAGTAAGATTGCTTGTCGCCACGACCTACACGGCCTCGAAGCTGGTGAAGCTGGCTAAGTCCAAAACGATCCGCATCCATAATGACCATAACCGTGGCATTAGGTACGTTAACTCCCACTTCGATAACTGTGGTTGATACTAAAATCTGAGATATTTTGTTCTTAAAGTCCTGCATAATTTGGTCTTTTTCATCATTTTTCATGCGACCATGCATCAGAGCCACCGTAGCTGAATCTCCAAAGAACTCTGTGAGTTCCTGATGAAGGGCAACAGCATTTTTCAAATCAAGAGCCTCAGACTCTTCAATCAAAGGAGAAATAAAATAGACCTGAGCATCTTTTTCCAACTCGCTCTTAATCCAAGTCAATACGGTGTCTAGTTGCTCATGTTTAACCCAACGGGTAATAATGGGCTTACGCCCAGTTGGCATCTGGTCAATGATTGACACATCCATCTCCCCAAAGGCAGTGATTGCCAAAGTCCTAGGGATAGGGGTTGCTGTCATCATAAGAACGTCAGGATTGTCTCCCTTCTCGCGGAAAATACGACGTTGATTAACCCCAAAACGGTGCTGTTCATCAGTAATCACCAACCCAAGTTTATGATAAGTCACCGCATTCTGAATCAACGAGTGAGTCCCCACAATCATCTGAGCCTCCCCAGATTCAATTTTAGAAAGAGCTACTTTCTTATCTGCCGCCTTCATCCCAGAAGTTAAGAGGACTACCTCTAGTTCAGGAAAAAGTCCCTGCAAGCTCTGATAATGCTGCTCTGCTAAGATTTCCGTCGGAACCATCAGGGCTGACTGCAATCCTGCCGTATAGGCCCCATACATGGCAAGACTAGCGATAACTGTTTTCCCTGAGCCCACATCTCCTTGCAAGAGACGGTTCATATGAGCCCCAGATTTCATATCAGCTAGGATTTCTGATAAACTACGCTCCTGAGCCTCGGTCAAGGGGAAGGGCAAGGTAGCAATCTTGGCTTTGATTTTGCTTTCATCATAAGTAATTGCTAGACCATTAGTCTCTGACTTATTCTCAGCCTTTAGCACCTGTAAATTCATCTGGAAATAAAAGAGTTCTTCAAACTTTGTTCGGCGTAGAGCCTGCTTATATTCAGCCAAATCTTTAGGAAAATGCATGGCACGCACAGCCTCTTGACGCCCCATGAGACGATACTTGTCCATAAGCATCTGGGGAAGACTTTCCTCCAACAAATTCAGCGCCCCACTATCAAAAGCTGCTTTTATAGCCTTTATCAGCTGGGCCTGACTAACCCCCTGAGCCACATGGTAGACTGGCTGCATATCGTCCTCAACTTGAGCCAAGACTTTCATACCAGTCACTGCAGACTTCTTCTGGTCCCACTTGCCAAAGATAGCCACTTCTGCCCCCATCTCAATCTTGTCCACAAGATAAGGCTGGTTGAAGAAACTAATAGCAATCACTGCCTCCCCTTGTTTGATTTTAAAACTCAGACGATTACGTTTAAAGCCATAATACTGCACATTGGCAGGCGTCACCACTGTTCCCGTAATGACCGCCTTGTCTCCATCCATCAGTTCAAAGATGGACTTACTCTTAAAATCTTCATATCGGAAAGGAAAATAAAGCAAGAGGTCTCCAACTGTGTGTAAATCTAATTTGGTAAATTTTTCAGCGGACTTAGGACCAAAGCCCTTCAAATCTGCAATTGGTGAATCTAGTTGAATCATATTCTATATCATTTCTATCGAGTTCTGTTCCTCCTGAAAGAGGAAGCCTTATCAGCTATTATAACACATGGAAATAGTCTCCCTAAAATCAAAAAATCCAGTATCAAACTGGATTTCCTTTTTTTATATTAGTCATAGCTACGAGGTACACGATCAGTAAGTAAACAAAGGACCTCGTAATTGATTGTGCCACGTTTTTCAGCCACCTCTGTCGCAGTGATGCTTGCTCCACCATTTTCACCCATAAGAATGACAGGAGTTCCTAGGGGATAAACCTTAGGAAGACGAACGGTAATCTGGTCCATAGACACACGCCCAACAATAGGACAAAACTGTCCATCCACAATAACGTGGAAACCTTGTAAATCTCTGGTCCAACCATCCGCATAGCCAACTGGAATGGTTCCAATAACCTCATCAGCTGTCGTCGTATAGGTTGCACCATAACCCACATCTTGACCTGCTGGCAGGATCTTAACATGAACAAGCGCTGTCTCCAAGCTTAAAGCAGGACGAATGTTATAGGGAAGTTCTAAAGCACTGCCACTAGGATTGAGACCATATATCACGACACCCAGACGTACAGCATTAAAGACTGTTTCTGCATGCCAGATACTCGTCGCAGAGTTGCTTGCATGTACCAAGCGAGGGCGGTCCACCAAGTTATTAACCAAATCCGTGAAGAAGGCCAATTGACGCTTGAATTTACTATCATCTGCCTCATCAGCTGTTGCAAAATGGGTAAAAATACCTTCGACATCCGCACCAAGTGCCTTCAGACCAGCAATCAAGCTATCTGCATCTCCTTGGCTACGCACCCCAATGCGTCCCATGCCTGAATCAATCTTAATATGACAGGTCAAACCAGTCAAATCAAGCCCCTGATCCTTAGCCATTTCCAACCACTCAAGCGAAGCTACCGTCAGAGTGATGTTTTCTTGAATAGCCAAAGGAGCCTCGTCTGGCAAGACGACTCCTAAAATAAGTATCGGTTGCTCTAAGCCAGCTTGACGGAGTTCAAGTGCCTCGTCTAGGTTGGAAACACAAAAACCATCTACCTGTTTAGACAAATGCTTGGCCACCGTAACAGCACCATGACCATAGGCATTGGCCTTAACAACTGCAAAAGTCTTTACCTTTTTAGGAATGTGGCTAACCACTTGTTCAATATTTTCTGAAATTGCTGATAGATCAACCTTTGCCAAGGTTGGTCGATGTAAACTTGAGATCATAAGCTATCCTCTTCCAACATCTATCTCTTAGTTTTTTTCTAAAATGACACTTGCCTGAACAAAATCACCGCTATGGGAAATCGAGATGAAGACATTGCCTTCAAAAGGCGACTGGGTCACCACTGGCGCTCCCTTGTCATTGGTCAAAATTTCAATATCCTTAAAGCCGACTGCTCCAATACCTGTACCCCAGGCCTTTGAAAATGCTTCCTTACCGGCCCAGCGACCTGCTAAATAGGACATCTGACGATTGCCAGAAAGGGATTCAAAACGCTCCCACTCTTTTGGTGTCAATACCTTTTTTGCAAAGCGTGGATTGCGGTCATAAGCCTTTTTAACAGCTGAAATTTCCTGCAAGTCTATACCATGTCCAAAAATCATAATTGTTACGAAAGTCTATTGTGGATTTCACGAATAAGGCTATCTGTCTTATCCCAGCCAAGACATGGATCTGTGATTGATTTACCATAAACTTCAGGTGTGTCCTGACGACCATCCTCAAGGTAAGACTCAATCATAAAGCCACGCACGGTATCCGCGATACGCTCATCCCACTCACGGTTAAGAAGGACTTCTCGCACAATGCGAACTTGTTCCATGAAGTTTTTACCTGAGTTATCATGGTTTGTATCAACAAGAATAAATGGATTTTCCAAATTAAATGCACTGTACTTGTCCAAAGCCTTAACCAAGTCTTCGTAATGGTAGTTGACAATGTTCTGACCATTTTCATTGTTGGCACCACGCAAGATAGCGTGAGCGAGCGGGTTACCATCTGTTTTAACTTCAGCGCCATTGTAAAGGAAATGCTGTTGGTTCTGCGCAGCATAGATACCATTAAACATGACATTCAAATTTCCTGACGTTGGGTTCTTCAAACCAATTGGCACATCAATACCTGAAGCTACAAAGCGGTGTTCTTGGTCCTCAACCGAACGTATTCCAACAGCGTGGTAGCTAAGTAGGTCATCAAAGAAGGAAAGATTTGACGGATAAAGCATCTCATCAGCGATTGGGAGGCCTGTTTCAGTAATAATACGTGACTGAAGGTGGCGAACCGCCTTAACTCCAGCAAGAAGGTCTACATCACCCTCTGCATCTGGTTGGTGGATAAGCCCCTTATAACCATCCCCATTAGTACGAGGTTTAGCTGTATAAACACGCATAACAATAAAGATTTTATCTTTCACTTCTTCCTGAAGTTTGGCCAAACGGTGAGCATAGTCAAGAACGGCTTCTTCATTATCAGATGAACATGGGCCAATAACCAAGAGAATACGTTTGTCCTCACCCTTGATAATTTTTGCCAAAGCCTCATCATTAGCCTGTTTAGTTACTAGTGCGTCTCCCGTAAGAGCATGCAATTTCCTTACTTCCGCTACATCAATCAGCGGACTATTTTGATGAATTCCCATCTTTTTCCCTCTCTTTGTGAAAAGAGAGCGAACCGCTTGGTCATCCAAACGGTTCACTCCCCATATATGGTTTCTGTTACCTTATTATTTTGACAAAGTATCGTGGATTTCACGAATCAATTCTTCTGTCTTATCCCAACCAAGACATGGGTCAGTGATTGATTTACCATAGACATCTGGCGCATCTTGACGGCCATCTTCAAGGTAAGATTCAATCATGAAACCACGTGCAACTTTGTTGATTTTTTCATTCCAGTCACGGTTAATCAAGGTTTGACGAACGATACGGATTTGTTCCAAGTAACGTTTACCTGAATTATCATGGTTTGTATCAATAACGATGAATGGATTTTCAAGGCCCATTTGTTCATAGTGTTCGATTGTTTCAAGAACATCATCATAGTAGAAGTTAGGCACGTTTTTACCATATTCATTCGTTGAACCACGAAGAATAACGTGTGCCAATGGGTTACCTGATGTTTCAACTTCTTCACCGTTAAAGAGGAAGTTTTGTTTGTTTTGTGCAGCGTAGATACCATTAAACATAACGTTAAGGTTCCCTGATGTTGGGTTCTTCATACCAGTTGGAACATCAATACCTGATGCAACAAAACGGTGTTGTTGGTCTTCTACAGAACGTGCACCGATGGCAATATATGACACAAGGTCATCTACCAAAGGAAGGTTTTCTGGGTAAAGCATTTCATCAGCAGTTGTGATACCAGTTTCAGTGATAACACGGTAGTGAAGATTACGCACAGCCTTGATACCATTGATTAGGTTTGGTTTACCTTCAGCATCAGGTTGGTGGACAAGCCCTTTATAACCATCACCATTTGTACGAGGTTTAGCTGTATAAACACGCATAACCATAAAGACTTTATCTTTAACTTCTTC
It encodes:
- a CDS encoding 3-deoxy-7-phosphoheptulonate synthase — translated: MVFKAVSEKIDFDAVKESTTLTGEALAKKQARDKELEAIIKGEDDRTLLVIGPCSSDNEDAVLDYAHRLAKLQEEVKDKVFMVMRVYTAKPRTNGDGYKGLVHQPDAEGKPNLINGIKAVRNLHYRVITETGITTADEMLYPENLPLVDDLVSYIAIGARSVEDQQHRFVASGIDVPTGMKNPTSGNLNVMFNGIYAAQNKQNFLFNGEEVETSGNPLAHVILRGSTNEYGKNVPNFYYDDVLETIEHYEQMGLENPFIVIDTNHDNSGKRYLEQIRIVRQTLINRDWNEKINKVARGFMIESYLEDGRQDAPDVYGKSITDPCLGWDKTEELIREIHDTLSK
- a CDS encoding ABC transporter ATP-binding protein, with translation MAIIEVKGLGKKYKGNAFYSLENATFTIEEGDIIGLVGKNGSGKSTLLKILAKSQNPTEGNVFFNGRDIFKEDNILKDFGIMIEPVFFPQISVEENLKLYLKIHKKEQYQDNIEKILKLVGLWEAKDRKPIDFSFGMKQRTALALALVTEPQFVLLDEPFVGLDPIGVKNLLEILKQWSKVNKTSMIISSHQLAELEDLCTRYLFIESGIIDDKISTEQNSIIIELNEIFRDEDNHLIENLVKKYSLKYSENNIEIDNSVNNEALNSILEQLAVAKLINNVLSKKDSLERLFVEE
- the acpS gene encoding holo-ACP synthase, with protein sequence MIFGHGIDLQEISAVKKAYDRNPRFAKKVLTPKEWERFESLSGNRQMSYLAGRWAGKEAFSKAWGTGIGAVGFKDIEILTNDKGAPVVTQSPFEGNVFISISHSGDFVQASVILEKN
- the alr gene encoding alanine racemase, which encodes MISSLHRPTLAKVDLSAISENIEQVVSHIPKKVKTFAVVKANAYGHGAVTVAKHLSKQVDGFCVSNLDEALELRQAGLEQPILILGVVLPDEAPLAIQENITLTVASLEWLEMAKDQGLDLTGLTCHIKIDSGMGRIGVRSQGDADSLIAGLKALGADVEGIFTHFATADEADDSKFKRQLAFFTDLVNNLVDRPRLVHASNSATSIWHAETVFNAVRLGVVIYGLNPSGSALELPYNIRPALSLETALVHVKILPAGQDVGYGATYTTTADEVIGTIPVGYADGWTRDLQGFHVIVDGQFCPIVGRVSMDQITVRLPKVYPLGTPVILMGENGGASITATEVAEKRGTINYEVLCLLTDRVPRSYD
- a CDS encoding ABC transporter permease, which encodes MNYLTLPFFKALLKKKESKIALAFSFFPMLLIVVGLFNTNFMQLSAPVGSLSFLEFFSAVLFTQYQMTLPLVVFIYIVSTIFRDEITSGIMYLYKDISRKVILNAKLGAILLFQILYIVITFFSSLFTYYVYLVHKPYTSGRFWPSKIDDVQYTVISILGTILVFLLCLLVASLASIILTNGFTMLVGIIFALFSFIAPQLASLKYVFPNGYVNVLGHMSFNSSILLIMLLFVVYYAILYIASLYFYSRLEY
- a CDS encoding Msa family membrane protein gives rise to the protein MFPAISLIAYIIIGLFLKGSSVWTSFIQKNTITSGEMYIKINNSLIEPSQIVFVALLYFLVEYISIKVMERMVKKNGNN
- a CDS encoding 3-deoxy-7-phosphoheptulonate synthase, with amino-acid sequence MGIHQNSPLIDVAEVRKLHALTGDALVTKQANDEALAKIIKGEDKRILLVIGPCSSDNEEAVLDYAHRLAKLQEEVKDKIFIVMRVYTAKPRTNGDGYKGLIHQPDAEGDVDLLAGVKAVRHLQSRIITETGLPIADEMLYPSNLSFFDDLLSYHAVGIRSVEDQEHRFVASGIDVPIGLKNPTSGNLNVMFNGIYAAQNQQHFLYNGAEVKTDGNPLAHAILRGANNENGQNIVNYHYEDLVKALDKYSAFNLENPFILVDTNHDNSGKNFMEQVRIVREVLLNREWDERIADTVRGFMIESYLEDGRQDTPEVYGKSITDPCLGWDKTDSLIREIHNRLS
- the recG gene encoding ATP-dependent DNA helicase RecG is translated as MIQLDSPIADLKGFGPKSAEKFTKLDLHTVGDLLLYFPFRYEDFKSKSIFELMDGDKAVITGTVVTPANVQYYGFKRNRLSFKIKQGEAVIAISFFNQPYLVDKIEMGAEVAIFGKWDQKKSAVTGMKVLAQVEDDMQPVYHVAQGVSQAQLIKAIKAAFDSGALNLLEESLPQMLMDKYRLMGRQEAVRAMHFPKDLAEYKQALRRTKFEELFYFQMNLQVLKAENKSETNGLAITYDESKIKAKIATLPFPLTEAQERSLSEILADMKSGAHMNRLLQGDVGSGKTVIASLAMYGAYTAGLQSALMVPTEILAEQHYQSLQGLFPELEVVLLTSGMKAADKKVALSKIESGEAQMIVGTHSLIQNAVTYHKLGLVITDEQHRFGVNQRRIFREKGDNPDVLMMTATPIPRTLAITAFGEMDVSIIDQMPTGRKPIITRWVKHEQLDTVLTWIKSELEKDAQVYFISPLIEESEALDLKNAVALHQELTEFFGDSATVALMHGRMKNDEKDQIMQDFKNKISQILVSTTVIEVGVNVPNATVMVIMDADRFGLSQLHQLRGRVGRGDKQSYCVLVANPKNDIGKKRMQAMCETTDGFVLAEEDLKMRGSGEIFGTRQSGIPEFQVADIVEDYNILEEARRVASQIVSDPNWRENPTWQVLEAHLRRQAEFD